The Pantoea vagans genome includes a window with the following:
- the aroA gene encoding 3-phosphoshikimate 1-carboxyvinyltransferase, producing the protein MQDSLTLQPIARVDGTVNLPGSKSVSNRALLLAALANGTTRLTNLLDSDDVKHMLNALKALGVSYTLSADRTVCEVVGNAGPLHADQPLELFLGNAGTAMRPLAAALCLGQQSIVLTGEPRMKERPIGHLVDALRQGGANIDYLEQTDYPPLRLNGGFVGGEVSVDGSVSSQFLTALLMTAPLAAKDTVITIKGDLVSKPYIDITLHLMRCFGVDVDNQNYQRFVVKGQQQYQSPGDYLVEGDASSASYFLAAAAIKGGTVRVTGIGRNSVQGDIRFADVLEKMGAVIEWGDDYIACTRGTLTAIDMDMNHIPDAAMTIATTALFAKGTTLMRNIYNWRVKETDRLAAMATELRKVGAEVEEGHDFIRVTPPAQLQHADIGTYNDHRMAMCFALVALSDTPVTILDPGCTAKTFPDYFQQLAKISHAS; encoded by the coding sequence ATGCAGGACTCCCTGACTCTACAACCGATTGCCCGCGTTGACGGCACGGTAAACTTACCGGGTTCAAAAAGCGTCTCTAACCGCGCGTTGCTGTTGGCTGCGCTGGCAAACGGCACAACTCGCCTGACGAACTTGCTGGATAGCGATGACGTCAAACACATGCTGAATGCGCTCAAAGCGCTGGGCGTCAGTTATACGCTCTCTGCCGATCGCACCGTGTGTGAAGTGGTGGGTAATGCAGGGCCACTGCACGCTGACCAGCCACTGGAGCTGTTCCTGGGGAATGCGGGTACGGCAATGCGTCCGCTGGCGGCGGCACTGTGCTTAGGCCAACAGTCGATCGTACTGACTGGTGAACCGCGCATGAAAGAGCGCCCAATTGGTCATCTGGTTGATGCGTTGCGTCAGGGCGGCGCGAACATTGATTATCTGGAGCAGACGGATTATCCCCCGTTACGCCTGAACGGCGGCTTCGTGGGTGGTGAAGTCAGCGTGGATGGCAGTGTTTCCAGCCAGTTCCTGACCGCATTGCTGATGACCGCGCCTTTGGCTGCGAAAGATACTGTTATCACCATCAAAGGTGATTTGGTTTCCAAGCCTTATATCGATATCACTCTGCACCTGATGCGTTGCTTTGGTGTGGACGTTGATAACCAAAATTATCAACGCTTTGTGGTGAAGGGCCAGCAACAATATCAGTCACCGGGTGATTATCTGGTGGAAGGTGATGCGTCTTCGGCTTCTTACTTCCTTGCTGCTGCAGCAATTAAAGGCGGAACCGTGCGTGTAACGGGTATCGGCCGCAATAGCGTGCAAGGCGATATTCGTTTTGCGGATGTGCTGGAAAAAATGGGTGCGGTGATCGAGTGGGGTGATGATTACATTGCCTGTACGCGTGGCACGCTGACCGCCATCGATATGGACATGAACCATATTCCTGATGCGGCGATGACCATTGCCACCACGGCGTTGTTTGCCAAAGGCACAACCTTAATGCGCAACATCTATAACTGGCGCGTTAAAGAAACCGATCGTCTGGCCGCGATGGCGACAGAATTGCGCAAAGTCGGTGCTGAAGTGGAAGAGGGCCACGATTTTATCCGTGTCACGCCTCCTGCCCAGTTGCAACATGCGGATATCGGTACCTACAACGATCACCGTATGGCCATGTGCTTTGCGCTGGTTGCGCTGTCCGACACGCCAGTAACCATCCTTGATCCTGGTTGCACGGCGAAAACCTTCCCGGACTACTTCCAACAGTTAGCGAAAATCAGCCACGCCTCATAA
- the serC gene encoding 3-phosphoserine/phosphohydroxythreonine transaminase: MTQVYNFSSGPAMLPVEVLRRAEQELTNWHGLGTSVMEISHRSKEFIAVAEAAEQDFRDLLKIPSNYKVLFCHGGARAQFAAIPGNLLGEAKTADYIDGGYWAHSAIKEAEKYCSPNTIDVKTTLEGKRALLPMREWQLNDDAAYVHFCPNETIDGIAIDEEPDFGDKVVVADLSSTIMSRPIDVSRYGVIYAGAQKNIGPAGLTLVVVREDLLGKAQRYVPSILDYKVLAENESMFNTPPTFAWYLSGLVFKWLKEKGGVAEMDKVNQAKADLLYGVIDSSSFYRNDVASGNRSRMNVPFQLADAALDKVFLEESLQAGLHALKGHRVVGGMRASIYNAMPLEGVKALTEFMIDFERRHG; encoded by the coding sequence ATGACGCAGGTTTATAATTTTAGCTCCGGCCCAGCGATGCTGCCGGTAGAAGTGCTCCGTCGTGCAGAACAAGAACTGACAAACTGGCACGGATTAGGCACCTCGGTGATGGAGATCAGTCACCGTAGTAAAGAGTTCATTGCGGTTGCTGAAGCAGCAGAACAGGATTTTCGCGATCTGCTGAAGATCCCATCCAACTACAAAGTTTTGTTCTGTCATGGTGGCGCGCGTGCACAGTTCGCGGCTATCCCGGGCAACTTGCTGGGTGAAGCCAAAACCGCCGACTACATTGATGGCGGCTACTGGGCTCACAGCGCCATCAAAGAAGCGGAAAAATATTGTTCCCCAAACACCATTGATGTCAAAACCACGTTGGAAGGTAAACGTGCTTTGTTACCGATGCGTGAATGGCAGTTGAACGATGATGCTGCTTATGTGCATTTCTGCCCGAATGAAACCATCGACGGTATTGCTATTGATGAAGAACCGGATTTTGGTGACAAAGTTGTTGTTGCCGACCTCTCTTCAACCATCATGTCTCGTCCTATTGATGTCAGCCGTTATGGTGTGATCTACGCGGGCGCGCAGAAAAATATCGGACCGGCAGGCTTAACGCTGGTGGTGGTGCGTGAAGACCTGCTGGGTAAAGCGCAACGTTATGTGCCTTCTATTCTTGATTACAAGGTGCTGGCAGAAAACGAATCCATGTTCAACACCCCGCCAACCTTCGCTTGGTATCTTTCTGGTTTGGTCTTTAAATGGCTGAAAGAGAAGGGCGGTGTGGCTGAAATGGATAAGGTTAATCAGGCGAAAGCTGACCTTCTCTATGGCGTGATCGACAGCAGCAGCTTCTATCGTAACGATGTTGCTTCCGGTAACCGTTCACGCATGAACGTGCCATTCCAGTTGGCCGACGCCGCTCTGGACAAAGTATTCCTCGAGGAGTCACTGCAGGCAGGTTTGCATGCCTTGAAGGGCCACCGTGTGGTTGGCGGCATGCGTGCATCGATCTACAATGCGATGCCGCTGGAAGGGGTTAAAGCCCTGACTGAGTTCATGATCGACTTCGAACGTCGCCACGGTTAA
- the ycaO gene encoding 30S ribosomal protein S12 methylthiotransferase accessory factor YcaO yields the protein MTQTFIPGKDAALEDSIARFQQKLQDLGFNIEEASWLNPVPHVWSVHIRDRDCPLCFTNGKGASKKAALASALGEYFERLSTNYFFADFWLGESIAKGEFVHYPNEKWFPLTEDDSLPAGILDARLQKFYDPEDSLSASDLIDLQSGNADRGICGLPFTRQSDQQTVYIPMNIIGNLYVSNGMSAGNTANEARVQGLSEVFERHIKNRIIAESISLPEIPAEVMQRYPGVIEAIDRLEAEGFPIFSYDASLGGKYPVICVVLFNPANGTCFASFGAHPDFGVALERTVTELLQGRGLKDLDVFTPPTFDDEEVAEHANLETHFIDSSGLISWDMFKDDADYPFVDWSFSGSTHEEFDTLMAIFRAEDQEVYIADYEHLGVYACRIIVPGMSDIYPAEDLLLANNSMGAPLRETLLALPASEWEPEAYLNLIEQLDEEGHDDFTRVRELLGLASGKDNGWYTLRIGELKAMLALAGGDLDQALIWTEWTMEFNQSIFSEERANYYRCLQTLLLLAMEEERDPVQYHRAFVRMYGQTAVDAASAAISGEAPFYGLQAVDLDLKAFPAHQALLAAYEKLQAAKRQYWSKK from the coding sequence ATGACGCAAACGTTTATTCCAGGAAAAGACGCCGCACTGGAAGACTCCATTGCCCGCTTCCAGCAGAAGCTGCAAGATTTAGGCTTCAATATTGAAGAAGCCTCCTGGCTTAACCCGGTTCCACATGTTTGGTCTGTGCACATCCGCGATCGTGACTGCCCACTGTGCTTTACCAACGGTAAAGGTGCCAGTAAGAAAGCCGCGCTGGCATCTGCGTTAGGCGAGTATTTTGAGCGTCTCTCAACCAACTATTTCTTCGCTGACTTCTGGCTGGGTGAATCCATCGCGAAAGGTGAATTTGTTCACTATCCCAACGAGAAGTGGTTCCCACTGACTGAAGATGACAGCCTCCCGGCTGGTATTCTGGATGCGCGCCTGCAGAAATTTTACGATCCAGAAGATAGCCTGAGCGCCTCAGACCTGATTGATTTGCAGTCGGGCAATGCTGACCGCGGTATCTGCGGCCTGCCGTTTACCCGTCAGTCCGATCAGCAAACGGTCTACATTCCGATGAACATCATCGGTAACCTGTATGTTTCTAACGGTATGTCCGCCGGCAACACCGCCAATGAAGCGCGTGTACAGGGACTTTCTGAAGTCTTTGAGCGCCATATTAAAAATCGTATTATCGCCGAGTCCATCAGCCTGCCGGAAATCCCGGCTGAAGTGATGCAGCGCTATCCCGGTGTGATCGAGGCGATTGACCGTCTGGAAGCAGAAGGCTTCCCTATCTTCTCTTACGATGCTTCCCTTGGTGGGAAATATCCGGTCATCTGCGTAGTACTGTTCAACCCGGCAAACGGCACGTGCTTCGCTTCCTTCGGTGCACACCCTGACTTTGGCGTGGCGCTGGAGCGTACCGTCACTGAACTGCTTCAGGGCCGTGGCCTGAAAGATCTGGATGTGTTCACCCCGCCGACCTTTGATGACGAAGAAGTGGCTGAACATGCTAACCTCGAAACGCACTTCATCGATTCCAGCGGCCTGATCTCCTGGGATATGTTCAAAGACGATGCAGATTACCCGTTTGTTGACTGGAGTTTCTCTGGCAGCACGCACGAAGAGTTCGACACCTTGATGGCGATCTTCCGTGCTGAAGATCAAGAAGTGTATATTGCTGACTACGAGCATCTGGGTGTTTACGCTTGCCGCATTATCGTGCCGGGCATGTCCGATATCTATCCGGCGGAAGATCTGCTGTTGGCCAATAACAGCATGGGCGCGCCACTGCGTGAAACCTTGTTGGCGCTGCCAGCCAGCGAATGGGAACCCGAAGCCTATCTGAACCTCATCGAGCAACTGGACGAAGAAGGCCATGACGACTTCACGCGCGTGCGTGAACTGCTGGGTCTGGCATCGGGCAAAGATAACGGCTGGTATACCCTGCGTATCGGTGAATTGAAAGCGATGCTGGCGCTGGCAGGTGGTGATTTAGATCAGGCACTGATCTGGACTGAATGGACCATGGAGTTTAACCAGTCGATCTTCAGTGAAGAGCGCGCCAACTATTATCGCTGCCTGCAGACGCTGTTACTGCTGGCGATGGAAGAAGAGCGCGATCCAGTGCAGTATCATCGTGCATTCGTGCGCATGTATGGCCAAACGGCAGTTGATGCCGCATCCGCTGCTATCAGCGGTGAAGCGCCATTCTATGGTCTGCAAGCGGTCGATCTCGACCTCAAAGCCTTCCCTGCTCACCAGGCTCTGTTAGCGGCTTACGAAAAATTGCAGGCGGCCAAGCGCCAATACTGGTCAAAAAAATAA
- the focA gene encoding formate transporter FocA has protein sequence MKADNPFNALLPAAMAKVAEDAGVYKATKHPLTTFFLAITAGVFISIAFVFYITATTGSGAMPYGIAKLIGGICFSLGLMLVVVCGADLFTSTVLIVVAKASGRITWLQLGRHWLNVYIGNLFGALFFVALIWLAGEHMVANGAWGLNVLQTADHKMHHTFIEAVSLGTLANLMVCLAVWMSYSGRSLFDKMFAMILPVGMFVASGFEHSIANMFLIPMAIVIRDFASPEFWQMAGSSAAQFPSLSVGDFIVNNLIPVTIGNIIGGGLLVGLTYWVIYLRGDEPVH, from the coding sequence GTGAAAGCTGACAACCCTTTTAATGCATTACTACCGGCGGCAATGGCTAAAGTTGCAGAAGATGCCGGTGTTTATAAAGCCACTAAACACCCTTTAACCACCTTCTTCCTTGCCATCACCGCTGGCGTATTTATCTCTATCGCTTTCGTCTTCTATATCACTGCCACAACTGGCAGTGGCGCGATGCCTTACGGCATAGCCAAGCTGATTGGCGGCATCTGCTTCTCACTTGGCTTGATGTTAGTGGTGGTATGTGGTGCTGACCTCTTTACCTCCACCGTACTGATTGTGGTGGCGAAAGCCAGCGGGCGCATCACCTGGCTGCAACTCGGTCGCCACTGGCTGAATGTTTATATCGGTAACCTGTTTGGTGCCCTGTTCTTCGTGGCATTGATTTGGTTAGCGGGTGAACACATGGTCGCGAACGGTGCATGGGGTCTAAACGTGCTTCAGACCGCAGACCATAAAATGCATCACACCTTTATTGAGGCCGTAAGCCTGGGCACGCTCGCTAACTTGATGGTTTGCCTTGCAGTGTGGATGAGTTATTCCGGCCGCAGTTTGTTCGACAAAATGTTCGCGATGATCTTGCCCGTCGGCATGTTTGTTGCCAGCGGCTTCGAGCACAGTATTGCCAACATGTTCCTGATTCCAATGGCCATTGTTATTCGTGATTTCGCCAGTCCTGAATTCTGGCAGATGGCCGGTTCCAGCGCCGCACAGTTCCCGTCTCTCAGCGTTGGTGACTTTATAGTTAACAACCTGATTCCAGTGACCATCGGCAACATCATTGGTGGCGGATTGTTAGTCGGTTTGACCTATTGGGTTATCTATCTGCGCGGCGATGAGCCCGTGCATTAA
- the pflB gene encoding formate C-acetyltransferase — translation MSELNEKMASAWEGFSAGEWQNSVNVRDFIQKNYTPYEGDESFLAGATPATTELWDSVLEGIKIENRTHAPVDFDTDLASTITSHDAGYINKSLETIVGLQTEAPLKRAIIPFGGIKMVEGSCKVYGRELDPALKKVFTDYRKTHNQGVFDVYTPDILRCRKSGVLTGLPDAYGRGRIIGDYRRVALYGIDYLMKDKVAQFNSLQSDMENGVDLEATIRLREEISEQHRALGQIKEMAAKYGCDISLPAVTAQEAVQWTYFGYLAAVKSQNGAAMSFGRVSTFLDVYIDRDIKAGKLSEEGAQELIDHLVMKLRMVRFLRTPEYDELFSGDPIWATESLAGMGVDGRTLVTKSTFRFLNTLYTMGPSPEPNMTILWSEKLPVNFKKYAAKVSIDTSSLQYENDDLMRPDFDNDDYAIACCVSPMIVGKQMQFFGARANLAKTLLYAINGGVDEKLKMQVGPKEAPITDEILDFDTVMARLDHFMDWLAKQYVTSLNIIHYMHDKYSYEASLMALHDRDVYRTMACGIAGLSVAADSLSAIKYAKVKTVRDADGLAVDFEIEGEYPQFGNNDSRVDDMACDLVERFMKKIQKLQTYRNAVPTQSVLTITSNVVYGKKTGNTPDGRRAGAPFGPGANPMHGRDQKGAVASLTSVAKLPFAYAKDGISYTFSIVPNALGKDDNVRKTNLAGLMDGYFHHEANIEGGQHLNVNVMNREMLLDAMEHPEKYPQLTIRVSGYAVRFNSLTKEQQQDVITRTFTQSL, via the coding sequence ATGTCCGAACTTAACGAAAAAATGGCGTCAGCCTGGGAAGGATTTAGCGCCGGCGAATGGCAGAACAGTGTCAACGTCCGTGACTTCATCCAGAAAAACTACACCCCGTATGAAGGTGACGAATCTTTCCTGGCGGGCGCAACACCAGCCACCACAGAATTGTGGGACAGCGTGCTGGAAGGCATCAAAATTGAGAACCGTACCCACGCTCCGGTCGATTTTGATACCGACCTGGCTTCAACTATCACCTCTCATGACGCGGGTTACATCAATAAATCTCTGGAGACCATCGTTGGTTTGCAGACTGAAGCACCGCTGAAACGTGCCATTATCCCATTTGGCGGCATCAAAATGGTTGAGGGGTCTTGCAAAGTCTACGGACGTGAACTCGATCCTGCGCTGAAAAAAGTCTTCACCGATTATCGTAAAACCCATAACCAGGGTGTGTTCGATGTCTACACCCCAGATATCCTGCGCTGCCGTAAATCCGGTGTGTTGACCGGTCTGCCAGATGCTTATGGTCGTGGTCGTATTATTGGTGACTACCGTCGCGTGGCGCTGTACGGCATCGACTATCTGATGAAAGATAAAGTGGCACAATTCAATTCACTGCAAAGTGATATGGAGAACGGTGTCGATCTGGAAGCCACCATCCGCTTGCGTGAAGAGATCTCAGAACAACACCGTGCATTAGGCCAAATCAAAGAGATGGCCGCTAAGTATGGTTGCGATATCTCTCTGCCAGCCGTGACGGCGCAAGAAGCGGTACAGTGGACCTACTTCGGTTACCTTGCCGCTGTGAAATCTCAAAACGGCGCAGCCATGTCATTTGGTCGCGTATCCACCTTCCTTGATGTTTATATCGATCGCGACATCAAAGCCGGTAAATTGAGTGAAGAAGGCGCGCAGGAGCTGATTGACCACCTGGTGATGAAACTGCGTATGGTGCGTTTCCTGCGTACCCCAGAGTACGATGAACTGTTCTCTGGTGACCCTATCTGGGCAACCGAATCCCTTGCAGGTATGGGTGTAGATGGCCGTACATTGGTCACCAAAAGCACCTTCCGCTTCCTGAATACGCTGTACACCATGGGCCCATCGCCTGAGCCTAACATGACCATTTTGTGGTCGGAAAAACTGCCCGTTAACTTCAAAAAATACGCGGCCAAAGTCTCTATCGACACATCCTCATTGCAGTACGAGAATGATGACCTGATGCGTCCTGACTTTGATAACGATGACTATGCCATCGCCTGCTGTGTCAGCCCAATGATTGTCGGTAAACAAATGCAGTTCTTTGGTGCCCGCGCCAACCTGGCAAAAACATTGTTGTATGCAATCAACGGTGGTGTGGACGAAAAACTGAAAATGCAGGTGGGTCCAAAAGAAGCGCCAATCACTGACGAAATCCTGGATTTCGATACCGTTATGGCGCGTCTGGATCACTTCATGGATTGGCTGGCGAAACAGTACGTCACCTCGCTGAACATCATCCACTACATGCACGATAAGTACAGTTATGAAGCCTCACTGATGGCGCTGCATGACCGTGACGTTTATCGCACCATGGCTTGTGGTATCGCGGGCCTGTCAGTGGCTGCCGACTCCCTGTCAGCTATCAAATATGCGAAAGTGAAAACCGTGCGTGATGCTGATGGCCTGGCCGTGGATTTCGAAATCGAAGGCGAATACCCGCAGTTCGGCAACAACGATTCACGTGTTGATGACATGGCCTGTGACCTGGTTGAACGTTTCATGAAAAAAATTCAGAAACTGCAAACCTACCGTAATGCGGTACCTACTCAGTCAGTGCTGACCATTACCTCAAACGTTGTTTATGGTAAGAAAACCGGTAATACCCCAGATGGTCGTCGTGCCGGTGCGCCATTTGGACCGGGTGCTAACCCAATGCACGGTCGCGATCAGAAAGGTGCCGTTGCCTCACTGACCTCGGTTGCCAAACTGCCGTTTGCCTACGCTAAAGATGGTATCTCTTATACCTTCTCCATCGTGCCAAACGCGCTGGGTAAAGATGACAACGTGCGTAAAACCAACCTCGCCGGTCTGATGGACGGTTACTTCCATCACGAAGCGAACATTGAGGGCGGCCAGCACCTTAACGTCAACGTCATGAACCGTGAAATGCTACTGGATGCGATGGAACACCCTGAGAAATACCCTCAGCTTACCATCCGTGTTTCCGGTTATGCTGTGCGCTTCAACTCGCTGACTAAAGAGCAGCAGCAAGACGTTATTACCCGTACCTTCACGCAGTCTCTGTAA
- the pflA gene encoding pyruvate formate lyase 1-activating protein — MSTIGRIHSFESCGTVDGPGIRFITFFQGCLMRCLYCHNRDTWDTHGGKEVTVEDLMKDVLSYRHFMKASGGGVTASGGEAILQAEFVRDWFRACKAQGIHTCLDTNGFVRRYDPVIDELLDATDLVMLDLKQINDDVHQILVGVSNHRTLDFARYLQKKGKRTWIRFVVVPGYSDDDDSVHRLGEFTKDMDNIEKIELLPYHELGKHKWIAMGEEYKLDGVKPPSKETMERVKNILTSYGHEVMY, encoded by the coding sequence ATGTCCACCATTGGTCGTATCCACTCATTTGAATCTTGCGGCACCGTTGACGGGCCCGGCATCCGTTTTATCACTTTCTTCCAGGGCTGCCTGATGCGCTGCCTCTATTGCCATAACCGCGATACGTGGGACACGCATGGCGGCAAAGAGGTCACCGTTGAAGACCTGATGAAAGATGTCTTGTCGTATCGCCACTTTATGAAAGCCTCTGGCGGCGGTGTTACCGCGTCTGGCGGAGAAGCGATTTTGCAAGCCGAGTTTGTGCGTGACTGGTTCCGCGCCTGCAAAGCACAAGGGATTCATACCTGTCTCGACACCAACGGTTTTGTCCGTCGCTACGATCCGGTGATTGATGAGTTGCTGGATGCCACCGATCTGGTGATGCTCGACCTGAAGCAAATCAATGACGATGTTCACCAGATTCTGGTCGGGGTGTCCAATCACCGCACGCTGGACTTCGCCCGATATCTGCAAAAGAAAGGTAAACGCACCTGGATTAGATTTGTCGTGGTGCCTGGCTATTCCGATGATGACGACTCAGTACATCGCTTAGGTGAGTTCACCAAAGATATGGACAACATCGAGAAGATTGAGTTGTTGCCCTACCACGAATTAGGCAAACACAAATGGATAGCGATGGGGGAAGAGTACAAGCTTGATGGCGTGAAGCCACCGAGTAAAGAGACCATGGAACGGGTCAAAAATATTCTCACCAGCTATGGTCACGAGGTGATGTACTAA
- a CDS encoding MFS transporter, translating to MSTWSRPVVLLLCGLMLMTVSIAVLNTLVPLWLTHDQLPTWQVGMASSAYYTGNLLGTLLAGWLINRYGFNRCFYLASVLFALATMGMALLDGFYNWTSLRFMAGLGCALIWVVVESALLCSGTVRNRGQLLAAYMIVYYLGTVAGQLLVSRVSTELLHVIPWVTALIICAVLPVVFLRVNAGAATEEASTGRIWTMLRRRSSRLGINGCVISGIVLGSLYGLMPLYLSHQGMSDATVGYWMALLVSAGIVGQWPVGRLADRFGRLMVLRVQVFVVILGAIAMLGDTAMAPALFVLGLAGFTLYPVAMSWACETVAHHELVAMNQALLFSYTVGSLVGPGMTSMLMQNYSDRLLFVMIAVVALVYLVMLLRKADQHATPVAHA from the coding sequence ATGTCAACCTGGTCGCGCCCCGTCGTGTTGCTGCTCTGCGGCTTAATGCTCATGACGGTGTCTATTGCTGTGCTTAATACGCTGGTACCGCTTTGGCTTACACATGATCAACTGCCGACCTGGCAGGTGGGGATGGCCAGCTCAGCCTATTACACCGGCAACCTGCTCGGGACCTTGCTGGCAGGCTGGCTTATCAATCGCTACGGATTTAATCGCTGTTTTTATCTGGCGAGCGTGCTGTTTGCTTTGGCGACCATGGGTATGGCGCTATTAGACGGTTTCTATAACTGGACGTCTCTGCGTTTCATGGCTGGCTTAGGTTGCGCACTGATCTGGGTTGTGGTGGAGAGTGCATTGCTGTGTAGCGGCACGGTACGCAATCGCGGCCAATTGTTAGCGGCCTATATGATTGTTTACTACCTGGGCACGGTTGCGGGTCAGCTTTTGGTTAGCCGTGTCTCGACTGAGTTGCTGCACGTTATTCCGTGGGTGACCGCACTGATTATTTGTGCCGTGTTGCCAGTGGTATTCCTGCGTGTGAATGCTGGAGCTGCAACAGAAGAGGCATCGACCGGACGTATCTGGACTATGTTGCGTCGTCGCAGTTCTCGTCTGGGTATTAACGGCTGTGTGATTTCAGGCATTGTGCTGGGATCGTTGTATGGACTGATGCCACTCTATTTGTCCCATCAGGGAATGAGCGATGCCACCGTCGGATACTGGATGGCATTACTGGTGAGCGCAGGCATCGTAGGGCAGTGGCCGGTCGGACGCCTGGCTGACCGCTTTGGCCGCTTAATGGTTTTACGCGTGCAGGTGTTTGTCGTCATTCTGGGTGCGATTGCCATGCTGGGTGATACCGCCATGGCACCCGCGCTGTTTGTGTTGGGTCTGGCAGGTTTTACCCTCTACCCGGTTGCGATGTCGTGGGCATGCGAGACCGTGGCTCACCACGAGCTGGTCGCGATGAATCAGGCTCTGCTGTTTAGCTATACCGTTGGCAGTTTAGTTGGGCCTGGCATGACGTCGATGCTGATGCAGAACTACTCCGATCGCCTGCTGTTTGTGATGATTGCGGTGGTGGCACTGGTGTATTTGGTGATGCTGCTGCGCAAGGCCGATCAGCATGCCACCCCAGTGGCACATGCTTAA
- the serS gene encoding serine--tRNA ligase: protein MLDPNLLRNEPDAVAEKLARRGFKLDVETLRSLEERRKVLQVETENLQAERNSRSKSIGQAKARGEDIEPLRQEVNALGERLDAAKAELDTLQNEIRDFALSLPNLPVDEVPLGKDDSENQEVSRWGQPRQFDFPVKDHVELGEAVKGLDFASAVKLTGSRFIVMQGQIARLHRALSQFMIDLHTEQHGYLETYVPYLVNRETLFGTGQLPKFGEDLFHTKPLGEEAGSSNYALIPTAEVPLTNLVRDEIVEEEDLPIKLTAHTPCFRSEAGSYGRDTRGLIRMHQFDKVEMVHIVAPETSMDALEELVGHAEKVLQLLNLPYRKVLLCTGDMGFGSAKTYDLEVWLPAQDTYREISSCSNMWDFQARRMQARCRSKADKKPRLVHTLNGSGLAVGRTLVAVLENYQQADGRIEVPEVLRPYMGGLEMIG, encoded by the coding sequence ATGCTCGATCCCAATCTGCTGCGTAATGAGCCAGACGCAGTCGCAGAAAAACTGGCACGCCGAGGATTTAAACTGGATGTGGAAACGCTTCGCTCCCTCGAAGAGCGTCGTAAAGTCCTGCAAGTAGAAACTGAAAACCTGCAGGCAGAGCGTAACTCCCGATCCAAATCCATCGGTCAGGCCAAAGCGCGTGGGGAAGACATCGAGCCACTGCGTCAGGAAGTGAACGCGCTGGGCGAACGCCTGGATGCGGCCAAAGCGGAACTGGACACGCTGCAGAACGAAATTCGTGATTTTGCGCTCTCTCTGCCTAACTTGCCGGTCGATGAAGTGCCGCTGGGTAAAGATGACAGCGAGAATCAGGAAGTCAGCCGCTGGGGCCAGCCGCGCCAGTTTGATTTCCCGGTAAAAGACCACGTTGAGCTGGGTGAAGCGGTAAAAGGCCTGGATTTTGCGTCCGCAGTGAAACTGACAGGATCTCGCTTCATTGTGATGCAGGGCCAGATTGCACGTCTGCACCGCGCTCTGAGCCAGTTCATGATTGACCTGCACACCGAGCAGCACGGTTATCTTGAGACCTACGTGCCTTATCTGGTCAACCGTGAAACCCTGTTTGGTACAGGTCAACTGCCGAAGTTTGGTGAAGACCTGTTCCACACTAAGCCACTGGGTGAAGAAGCCGGTAGCAGCAACTATGCGCTGATCCCGACCGCAGAAGTGCCGCTGACCAATCTGGTACGTGACGAGATCGTCGAAGAAGAAGATCTGCCGATCAAGCTGACGGCGCATACACCTTGCTTCCGTTCAGAAGCGGGTTCATACGGACGCGACACCCGTGGTCTGATCCGTATGCACCAGTTCGACAAAGTAGAGATGGTGCATATTGTTGCGCCAGAAACCTCGATGGATGCGTTGGAAGAGTTGGTCGGACACGCTGAGAAAGTCTTGCAGCTGCTGAATCTGCCTTATCGTAAAGTATTGCTGTGCACCGGTGATATGGGCTTCGGCTCTGCCAAAACCTACGATCTGGAAGTGTGGCTGCCAGCGCAAGATACCTATCGTGAAATCTCCTCTTGCTCAAATATGTGGGATTTCCAGGCGCGTCGCATGCAAGCGCGTTGCCGCAGCAAAGCAGACAAAAAACCACGCCTGGTTCACACCTTGAATGGTTCTGGTCTGGCTGTAGGCCGTACTTTGGTTGCGGTACTGGAAAACTACCAGCAAGCTGATGGCCGCATTGAGGTGCCAGAAGTGTTGCGCCCTTATATGGGCGGTCTGGAAATGATTGGTTAA